A window of Zingiber officinale cultivar Zhangliang chromosome 5A, Zo_v1.1, whole genome shotgun sequence contains these coding sequences:
- the LOC121983195 gene encoding transcription factor BHLH156-like translates to MEFMIPFAHADIADAGDLNFVDERVSDDLDYGRDLDDFMAPFDCGQLAAVDADSSLFGEGPLGAAGGGGGQSNCASAKARRDRSKTLVSERKRRVRMKERLYELRSIVPTISKMDKASIISDAVMYVKDLQSQAKKLEEEISMLQSSFSKLENPSLQNQTSKRSNTIPKSTTVSIVGNKIIQVKACEVGEGRFHVKVKGNISSGVEHASPSLLRTSSLYSALESLSCFDLESSNFSLGNEGFLFTMTINGGDFTKEISAASMELWLMGALLKEGFQLMQTNTFI, encoded by the exons ATGGAGTTCATGATTCCGTTCGCCCACGCCGACATTGCCGACGCCGGCGACCTCAACTTCGTCGACGAGCGCGTCTCCGACGACCTCGACTACGGCCGAGACCTGGATGACTTCATGGCGCCGTTCGACTGCGGGCAGCTCGCTGCCGTCGATGCCGACTCGAGCCTATTTGGGGAAGGCCCGCTAGGTGCTGCCGGTGGCGGCGGAGGGCAGTCTAACTGCGCCTCCGCCAAGGCGAGGCGAGACCGGTCGAAGACCCTGGTGtcggagaggaagaggagggtgaGGATGAAGGAGAGGCTCTACGAGCTTCGCTCGATCGTTCCTACCATCAGCAAG ATGGACAAAGCCTCGATCATTAGTGATGCGGTTATGTACGTGAAAGATTTGCAATCTCAAGccaaaaaactagaggaagaaatATCGATGCTCCAATCTTCCTTCTCTAAGCTAGAAAACCCTTCCCTTCAAAATCAAACCTCTAAAAGGAGTAACACGATCCCCAAATCGACCACCGTGAGCATAGTAGGGAACAAGATAATTCAAGTGAAGGcgtgcgaagtcggagaggggaGGTTCCACGTGAAGGTGAAGGGCAACATTAGCTCCGGCGTGGAGCATGCATCGCCGTCTCTCCTACGCACCTCCTCTCTGTACTCCGCTCTCGAGTCCCTCTCCTGCTTCGACCTCGAGAGCTCCAACTTCTCGCTCGGGAACGAGGGGTTTCTCTTCACCATGACGATCAAC GGTGGAGATTTCACCAAGGAGATAAGTGCGGCCTCCATGGAACTGTGGCTGATGGGGGCCCTTCTCAAGGAAGGGTTTCAACTCATGCAAACTAATACTTTCATTTAG